Within Pseudomonas sp. LBUM920, the genomic segment AGGCCGTGATCTGGCACTCATTCTTCTTGAGTTTTTGAATGCGTACCGAGGCGTCAGTGGAGATCGAGAAGATCAGGTTATCAACCTTGACGTCTTCAGGCTTCCAGTAGTCCTTGTTGCCGGTAAAGCGGATGTTGGAGTCTTTCTGGTAGCTCTTGAAAACGAACGGACCGGTGCCGATAGGCTTCTGGTTGATGTCGCTGGCTTTGCCTTCCTTCAACAGCTGGGCAGCGTATTCGGCCGACTGGATCGACGCGAAACTCATTGCCAGGTTCTGGATGAAAGCCGCGTCCACGGTGCCAAGGGTGAACTTGACGGTGTGGTCATCAACTTTTTCGATGTTCTTGATGTTCTTGTCCATTTCCATGTCCGAGAAGTACGGGAACTCGGTTGGATAGGCTTTACGGAACGGATCGTCCTTGTTGATCATGCGATTGAACGTGAACAGCACGTCATCGGCATTGAATTCACGAGTCGGCTTGAAGTACGGGGTGGTGTGGAACTTGACGCCTTCACGAAGGTGGAAGGTATACGTCAGGCCATCCGGGGAAACGTCCCAACTGGTGGCCAGGCCAGGAACAACGGCGGTGCCGCCACGTTCAAATTGGCTCAGGCGGTTGAACACGGTTTCGGCCGAGGCATCGAAGTCTGTTCCGGTGGTGTACTGGCCTGGGTCAAAACCGGCCGGGCTCCCTTCGGAGCAGAACACCAGGTTAGTCGCCGCTTGGGCGAAAGGGGCTGCGGCCATAAGGCCAGCGCTAACTAAAAGCGGAAGGACTGCGTGTTTAAGCATGTTGGCCTCATGATTTGTTGTCATTTTTGGTGTTGAGGGCGACCTCGTGAGTCGGCCTGCGGATACTTATGCAGGGGCCATACCCATTGCAAGATGCTGAACCGTCGTGAGGGCCAAACAGTGGTACGAACGTACAGGAATGTCGCATTTATGAAAGTTTGTACATAAATGCATATATATAGAGGGTTTTTTCGGTGCATTTGACGCACCAAAAAAGCCCAACCGAGGCGTCTGGCGCACTCGGTTGGGGCGCAGCTGTTACTTATCTAGACTGACACCATAAAACGGCGTCAGGCCAAAAGGACTGATCCTGAAGTCCTGCACTTCTTTTCGAATTGGCTGGAAAACCGTCGAGTTTGCGATAGGCGTTATAGGTACTTGTTCCTTAAGGATTTTTTGTGCCTGTTGATACCACTTGATGCGCTGGTCGCGGTCACTGCTGACTTTGGCTTGCTGCACAAGCTTGTCGTAGGCCGGGTTACACCATTTGGCGTAGTTGCTGCCTTTGACCGCGGCACAACTGTAGAGCACGCCGAGCCAGTTATCCGGGTCGCCGTTGTCCCCGGTCCAGCCGTAAATCATCGCGTCATGTTCGCCATTTTTCGCGCGTTTGATGTATTCGCCCCATTCGTAGCTGACTATGTTGGCTTTGATACCCACCTTTTCCCAATCCTGCTGAATCATCTGCGCCGACATTCGCGCGTTTGGATTGGAGGCGCGCTGCACGGTCATCGCCCAAAGATTGATGGTGGTACCTGGTGCAACCCCTGCTTCTTTTAGTAGCGCCCGCGCCTTGGTCGGGTCGTAGGGAGCGTCCTTGATGGTGGGGTCATAAGACCACTGTGCGGGTGGCAATGCGTTCTGCGCCAATTGCCCGGCGCTCTGGTACACGGCCTTGATAATCGCCGGTTTGTCGATGGCCATATCCAGGGCCTGGCGCACTTTGAGTTGGTCAAGCGGCGGGTGAGTCACGTTGTAAGCAAGAAAGCCCAGGTTGAAACCGGCTTGTTGCAGCACGCGCAGGTTAGGGTCCTGTTTCATCACCTCGATATCGGCCGGGCGTGGGTAACCGCTGACCTGGCACTCGCCGGCCTTGAGCTTCTGCAAGCGCGAAGCA encodes:
- a CDS encoding ABC transporter substrate-binding protein, which encodes MERTVFKPLLLAASLLAFMPMAQAASTLVYCSEASPAGFDPSQYTSGTDFDASAETVFNRLTQFKRGGTEVEPGLATRWEVSNDGLSYTFHLRDGVKFHTTDYFTPTRDFNADDVLFTFNRLLDADSPFRKAYPSESPYFTDMGLNTTIKNVEKLDDHTVRFNLNNVDASFVQNLAMSFASVQSAEYAAQLLKEGKAEDINQKPVGTGPFMFKRYQKDSQIRYVANKQYWKPEDVKLDNLVFAITPDAASRLQKLKAGECQVSGYPRPADIEVMKQDPNLRVLQQAGFNLGFLAYNVTHPPLDQLKVRQALDMAIDKPAIIKAVYQSAGQLAQNALPPAQWSYDPTIKDAPYDPTKARALLKEAGVAPGTTINLWAMTVQRASNPNARMSAQMIQQDWEKVGIKANIVSYEWGEYIKRAKNGEHDAMIYGWTGDNGDPDNWLGVLYSCAAVKGSNYAKWCNPAYDKLVQQAKVSSDRDQRIKWYQQAQKILKEQVPITPIANSTVFQPIRKEVQDFRISPFGLTPFYGVSLDK